A window of Candidatus Jettenia caeni contains these coding sequences:
- a CDS encoding cysteine synthase, translating into MVSTAIKNTKCISKRIPNSSLLDNVGNTPLLRINRIAKELRDKDVEIYAKAEWFNPGGSVKDRPALRIIEEAEKTGKLNYDKIIIDSTSGNTGIAYALIGASRGYKVTLVMPLNVSEERKRIIRAFGAKIIFTDPLLGSDGAMLEAKRMVNEDPSKYFYADQYNNPANWKAHYDTTGVEIWKQTAGEVTHFIACLGTSGTLMGTGRRLKEYNPCIQVIAVEPSASIHGLEGMKHMSTSVVPGIYDDHFPDKKIAVETEDAYTIIKKLAAEEGFFVGYSSGAALMASLKVASELEKGLIVTIFPDRGDRYLSTSFWAGV; encoded by the coding sequence GTGGTGAGTACTGCTATAAAGAATACAAAATGCATATCAAAGCGGATTCCGAATAGTTCACTTTTGGATAATGTAGGAAATACTCCTCTCTTAAGAATTAATAGAATTGCAAAGGAATTGAGAGATAAAGATGTGGAGATCTATGCCAAGGCCGAATGGTTTAATCCGGGAGGTTCTGTAAAAGATCGTCCAGCTTTGCGAATTATAGAAGAAGCTGAAAAAACGGGAAAGCTTAACTACGATAAGATTATTATAGATTCAACATCGGGGAATACGGGCATTGCCTATGCTCTCATTGGTGCTTCAAGAGGGTATAAAGTAACCTTAGTGATGCCTTTGAATGTTAGTGAGGAGCGGAAGAGGATCATACGTGCCTTTGGAGCCAAGATTATATTTACTGATCCATTGCTTGGTTCAGACGGTGCAATGTTAGAAGCGAAAAGAATGGTAAACGAAGATCCTTCAAAATATTTTTATGCCGATCAGTATAATAACCCTGCAAATTGGAAAGCGCATTATGATACTACGGGTGTGGAAATATGGAAACAAACGGCGGGTGAGGTAACTCACTTTATTGCATGTTTAGGGACAAGTGGTACTCTTATGGGTACCGGGCGGCGCCTTAAAGAATATAACCCTTGCATTCAAGTAATAGCGGTCGAGCCTTCTGCCTCAATTCATGGGCTGGAAGGTATGAAACACATGAGTACCTCTGTTGTTCCTGGTATTTATGATGATCATTTCCCTGACAAAAAAATTGCAGTAGAGACAGAAGATGCTTATACGATTATTAAGAAACTTGCAGCAGAAGAAGGATTTTTTGTGGGATATTCTTCCGGCGCTGCACTTATGGCATCATTGAAAGTGGCAAGTGAACTCGAGAAAGGTCTGATTGTTACGATTTTTCCTGATAGGGGAGACCGTTATTTGAGTACAAGTTTTTGGGCAGGTGTGTAA
- a CDS encoding nitrite and sulphite reductase 4Fe-4S subunit has product MVENKRKQRINLDELKSGGFIKQTQKDLFTVRLKVPGGRITPEKLTKIAEVAKKYSRLGYCHLSFRQSVEIIGVHIDDFDAVIKELATVGQKIASCGPRVRVPTACGGCEYNPNGIMDTQAKALEVDEKFFGIPCPHKFKMGFSGCPIDCTRTREMDLGFQGVVYPEWSKDLCTGCTLCAKACMEGAIIADKEGKPVFDESKCVYCGDCIRACPTDAWKDKKKGWLVRTGGKHGRHPREADQVINFLPDHKVNDFIAATLKWYKENGKPKERIGTSIERIGLDKFKKEVVDTFEKT; this is encoded by the coding sequence ATGGTAGAAAATAAGAGAAAGCAAAGAATTAATCTCGATGAATTAAAATCAGGTGGTTTCATAAAACAGACACAGAAAGACCTTTTTACTGTCCGATTAAAAGTTCCGGGCGGGAGAATTACACCTGAAAAGTTGACAAAAATTGCCGAGGTTGCAAAGAAATATAGTCGGTTAGGCTACTGTCATTTGAGTTTTCGACAATCTGTGGAGATTATTGGTGTTCATATTGACGATTTTGATGCAGTGATAAAGGAGCTGGCTACCGTAGGGCAAAAGATCGCATCCTGTGGTCCGAGGGTAAGGGTTCCTACGGCATGTGGGGGTTGTGAATATAACCCCAACGGGATTATGGATACACAAGCGAAGGCCCTGGAAGTTGATGAGAAGTTTTTTGGTATACCATGTCCTCATAAGTTTAAGATGGGATTTTCCGGTTGCCCTATTGATTGTACAAGGACGAGAGAGATGGATTTAGGGTTTCAGGGCGTGGTGTATCCGGAATGGAGTAAAGATTTATGTACGGGATGCACCTTGTGTGCCAAAGCCTGTATGGAAGGCGCAATTATTGCAGATAAAGAGGGCAAACCGGTCTTCGATGAATCGAAATGTGTCTATTGCGGGGATTGTATAAGAGCATGTCCTACCGATGCCTGGAAGGATAAGAAGAAGGGCTGGCTTGTGCGTACTGGCGGGAAACATGGCAGACACCCCCGAGAGGCTGATCAGGTAATTAATTTTCTCCCTGATCACAAAGTAAATGATTTTATTGCAGCAACTTTGAAATGGTATAAAGAGAATGGCAAGCCGAAGGAAAGAATCGGTACTTCTATAGAACGCATAGGATTAGACAAATTTAAAAAAGAAGTTGTGGATACATTTGAAAAAACCTAA
- a CDS encoding siroheme synthase — MAKYYPIFLNIQDKKCVVIGGGNVAWRKVCSLKEAGARVTVVSPEFCPELEKETEIERIKQKYDKEFLKEALVVIASTDDEEVNKKIYSDAMEKGILVNVVDKPEFCSFIVPSSMVRGDLRISISTGGASPALARNIREYLEKQFGKEYDEFTKLLSEMRRKVLSEIVDESIRRDILQQIAALDMLEVVKERGILEAKKRMLEIISEKILK, encoded by the coding sequence ATGGCAAAATATTATCCTATATTCCTGAATATACAGGATAAAAAATGTGTGGTGATAGGCGGTGGTAATGTTGCCTGGCGTAAGGTGTGCAGTCTAAAAGAAGCAGGCGCAAGGGTAACGGTAGTATCCCCTGAATTTTGTCCTGAATTGGAAAAAGAAACAGAGATTGAGCGGATCAAACAAAAGTATGATAAAGAATTTTTAAAAGAAGCGTTGGTAGTTATTGCATCTACGGATGATGAGGAAGTGAATAAGAAGATTTATTCCGATGCCATGGAGAAAGGAATATTGGTAAATGTTGTTGATAAACCTGAATTTTGCTCTTTCATTGTACCTTCATCCATGGTGCGGGGTGATCTCCGTATTAGTATCTCAACGGGTGGTGCAAGTCCTGCATTAGCCCGGAACATCCGGGAGTATTTGGAAAAACAATTTGGGAAGGAGTATGATGAATTTACAAAACTTTTATCGGAGATGCGAAGAAAGGTGCTTTCTGAGATAGTGGATGAATCTATAAGACGCGATATCTTGCAACAGATTGCGGCGCTTGATATGCTTGAAGTTGTTAAAGAAAGAGGTATCCTTGAAGCAAAAAAAAGGATGTTAGAGATTATTTCTGAAAAAATTTTGAAATAA
- a CDS encoding diaminopimelate decarboxylase, whose product MDDYFMDDFEYKDKSLFCEKVKIENIISKVGTPAYIYSKNAILTRYRELKSAFQNANTLICFSVKSNSNLSICKILAEEGSGFDVVSGGELFRAMRSGGDLSKIVFAGVGKTDKEIRYALGNDIFMFNVESVSELEHINTLAGEMGKIPKVALRINPDIDAKTHVKTTTGKKENKFGIDLTEAEKIIRQSTKYVNINLCGLHVHLGSPIYTVAPYVHALKKIVAFVRRCKDAGFDIEYMNIGGGYCISYTGEKVIRPKEYASKILPFVKEMQCNLIMEPGRFIVGNSGILITRVTYTKETLHGKKFIICDAAMNDLIRPALYDAFHRIWPVNPRVKMPKVEIPNKPEIKKGMYFVDIVGPVCETSDAFATKRALPKVEEGDLLAIFSAGAYGFTMSSSYNSRPRPCEVLVEGDKYRIIRERETYEDLVKGENL is encoded by the coding sequence ATGGATGATTATTTTATGGACGATTTTGAATACAAAGATAAGTCACTTTTTTGTGAAAAGGTAAAGATAGAGAATATTATTTCCAAGGTAGGAACTCCTGCCTATATTTATAGTAAAAATGCAATCTTAACACGGTATCGTGAGTTAAAATCAGCTTTTCAAAATGCCAATACCTTGATTTGTTTTTCTGTAAAGTCTAATTCGAACTTATCTATATGTAAAATACTGGCAGAGGAAGGATCGGGTTTTGATGTAGTTTCCGGAGGAGAGTTATTTCGCGCTATGAGGTCGGGGGGTGACCTGTCAAAGATTGTATTTGCAGGGGTAGGGAAAACGGACAAGGAAATACGGTATGCTCTGGGAAACGATATTTTTATGTTTAACGTAGAATCTGTTTCAGAATTAGAACATATTAATACGTTAGCTGGTGAGATGGGTAAGATACCTAAGGTTGCCTTGCGAATCAATCCGGATATCGATGCAAAAACTCATGTAAAGACTACGACGGGAAAAAAAGAGAACAAATTTGGTATAGACCTTACCGAAGCTGAAAAAATTATCAGGCAATCAACAAAATATGTAAACATCAATCTTTGTGGGTTACATGTACATCTTGGCTCTCCTATTTATACGGTTGCCCCTTATGTGCATGCCCTTAAGAAGATCGTTGCGTTTGTTCGTAGATGTAAAGATGCGGGGTTTGATATTGAATACATGAACATTGGAGGTGGCTATTGTATTTCTTATACGGGAGAAAAGGTAATACGGCCAAAAGAGTATGCATCGAAAATTTTACCATTTGTGAAAGAAATGCAATGTAATCTTATTATGGAGCCGGGGCGATTTATCGTGGGAAATTCAGGCATTTTAATTACCCGTGTAACCTATACAAAGGAGACCCTACATGGTAAAAAGTTTATTATTTGTGATGCTGCTATGAATGATTTAATACGTCCGGCCCTTTATGATGCTTTTCACAGGATATGGCCTGTAAATCCGCGTGTAAAAATGCCAAAGGTGGAAATACCTAATAAACCTGAAATAAAAAAGGGGATGTACTTCGTAGACATTGTTGGCCCTGTTTGTGAAACGAGTGATGCTTTTGCAACCAAAAGGGCTTTACCCAAAGTTGAAGAAGGGGACTTATTGGCAATATTCAGTGCCGGTGCTTATGGTTTTACCATGAGTTCCAGCTATAATTCCCGTCCCCGTCCATGTGAAGTGCTGGTAGAAGGGGATAAGTATCGCATTATCAGGGAACGGGAGACATACGAGGATTTAGTCAAGGGTGAGAATTTATAA
- a CDS encoding argininosuccinate lyase, with translation MQVYRKTNDMRQKKLWGGRFTKQTAASVESFTESISFDWRLYKYDIEGSITHAVMLAKCKLITEKEKDTIVKGLKGILSDILAEKFEFKKSLEDIHMNIESVLIDRIGEVGKKLHTARSRNDQIALDLRLWTRDQTQQTIKLLVMLQREFVKKAKNYLSFIMPGFTHLQHAQPVLVSHYLLAYIEMFERDKTRLQDCFIRLNKSPLGACALAGTTLQTDSMLTAKLLGFKGICENSMDAVSDRDFCVEYSFCLSTIAMHLSRFCEEWIIWCNDEFKFIEISDDYCTGSSIMPQKKNPDVLELIRGKCGRVFGHLVSLLTLLKGLPLTYNRDMQEDKIALFDATDTVQASLSILTELVTNTHFNKERMMLACEKGFIDATALAEYLVKKGLPFRKAHEIVGNIVRECIRVHCTLMDLKLEGFKAFSSIIEKDVYKVLGVENCIKNYKSYGSTAPGFVKKRIAYWEKKLSDNSVPKYAN, from the coding sequence GTGCAGGTTTATAGAAAGACGAATGACATGAGACAAAAAAAATTATGGGGAGGGAGGTTTACAAAACAAACAGCAGCCTCAGTAGAATCGTTTACTGAATCAATATCTTTTGATTGGAGACTTTATAAGTACGATATTGAAGGAAGTATTACCCATGCAGTTATGCTTGCTAAGTGCAAGCTCATTACGGAAAAAGAAAAAGATACCATCGTTAAAGGTCTTAAAGGGATTTTATCAGATATTCTTGCTGAAAAGTTCGAGTTTAAAAAGTCTCTTGAAGATATCCACATGAATATCGAATCTGTTTTAATCGATCGGATCGGCGAAGTTGGCAAGAAACTTCATACTGCACGAAGTAGAAATGACCAGATTGCCCTTGATCTCCGACTTTGGACACGTGACCAGACACAGCAAACGATAAAACTCCTGGTAATGTTGCAAAGAGAGTTTGTTAAAAAAGCGAAAAATTATCTTAGTTTTATTATGCCTGGTTTTACTCATCTTCAGCATGCCCAGCCTGTTTTAGTATCCCACTATTTATTAGCATATATAGAGATGTTTGAACGGGATAAAACACGTCTCCAAGATTGTTTTATCCGACTTAACAAATCGCCTCTCGGTGCATGTGCCCTTGCAGGCACGACACTGCAAACCGATTCTATGCTTACGGCAAAACTGCTCGGTTTTAAAGGGATTTGCGAAAATAGCATGGATGCTGTAAGTGATAGAGACTTTTGTGTTGAATACTCATTTTGTCTTTCTACGATTGCCATGCATCTCTCCCGCTTCTGTGAGGAATGGATTATCTGGTGCAATGATGAATTCAAGTTTATTGAGATAAGTGATGACTATTGTACAGGTTCCAGTATTATGCCTCAAAAGAAGAATCCTGATGTGCTGGAATTGATTCGGGGTAAATGTGGTCGTGTGTTTGGACATTTGGTATCTTTGCTTACTCTGCTTAAAGGATTACCATTAACCTACAACCGTGATATGCAGGAAGATAAGATAGCGCTCTTTGATGCGACAGATACTGTTCAGGCCTCGTTATCTATTCTTACGGAACTTGTGACAAACACACATTTTAATAAAGAACGGATGATGTTGGCTTGTGAGAAGGGTTTTATTGATGCTACTGCCCTGGCAGAGTACCTTGTCAAGAAGGGTTTACCTTTTCGTAAAGCTCATGAGATTGTAGGAAATATAGTACGAGAGTGCATACGGGTACATTGTACCTTAATGGATTTGAAATTGGAGGGTTTTAAAGCATTTTCTTCTATCATAGAAAAGGATGTTTATAAAGTACTGGGGGTTGAAAACTGTATTAAGAATTATAAAAGTTACGGTTCTACAGCACCGGGATTTGTTAAAAAACGAATTGCATACTGGGAGAAGAAGCTAAGTGATAACTCAGTACCGAAATATGCGAATTAG
- a CDS encoding UDP-3-O-[3-hydroxymyristoyl] glucosamine N-acyltransferase, with product MEKTLQELAEYIGGTVVGDPLIKIRGIMGIDEAQEGDITFISNDKYTKKIHLTHASAIIVSPKLKEIKKNLLVCNNPYLAFAKLVELMIYKKPTYAKGVDNSSKISKTATIGQDVSIQAYVHIGENTRIGNRVVLHPCVYIGDHCAIGDDTIIYPNAVIYHDTVIGQRVTIHSNTVIGSCGFGYAPDGQSYYKIPQVGITVIEDDVDIGANTTINRAALGETIIRKGTKIDSQVVISHNVEIGENSLIVSQVGIAGTAKIGKHVTLAGGVGIVGHIKIGDNVTVGGRSGVASDIPDNEIYLGAPALPIQRMRRCYVIIEKLPEMKEYIKTLEKRIEKLEASWKNLD from the coding sequence ATGGAAAAAACATTACAAGAACTCGCTGAATACATCGGCGGTACAGTTGTGGGTGACCCTCTTATAAAGATTCGTGGTATTATGGGTATCGATGAGGCACAGGAGGGAGATATTACTTTTATATCGAATGATAAATATACAAAGAAAATCCATCTAACTCACGCATCCGCTATTATTGTCTCACCAAAATTAAAAGAAATAAAAAAGAACCTTTTGGTATGCAACAACCCTTATCTTGCATTTGCAAAGCTAGTAGAACTTATGATATATAAAAAGCCAACATACGCTAAAGGTGTCGATAATTCTTCCAAAATCAGCAAAACTGCTACAATTGGCCAGGATGTTTCTATTCAGGCTTACGTGCACATAGGCGAAAATACCCGTATTGGCAACCGCGTGGTCCTGCATCCATGCGTTTATATTGGTGATCATTGTGCTATTGGTGATGATACTATCATTTACCCAAATGCTGTGATTTATCATGATACGGTAATCGGTCAACGTGTAACTATTCACAGCAATACAGTTATCGGTAGCTGCGGCTTTGGATACGCACCAGACGGCCAGAGTTATTATAAAATACCACAGGTCGGTATTACTGTAATTGAAGATGATGTAGATATTGGAGCAAATACAACGATCAATCGCGCTGCTTTGGGAGAAACGATTATTCGAAAAGGTACAAAGATTGACAGTCAGGTTGTTATCTCACATAACGTTGAGATAGGAGAAAACTCCTTAATTGTATCCCAGGTAGGTATTGCAGGCACAGCCAAGATTGGAAAACATGTAACCCTGGCTGGTGGAGTTGGTATCGTTGGACATATCAAAATAGGTGATAATGTCACTGTTGGCGGACGTTCTGGCGTAGCAAGCGATATCCCGGATAATGAAATTTATTTAGGAGCACCTGCACTCCCTATTCAGCGAATGCGCCGATGCTATGTCATTATCGAAAAATTACCCGAAATGAAAGAGTATATTAAAACCCTTGAAAAAAGGATAGAGAAATTAGAAGCGTCATGGAAAAACTTGGATTAA
- a CDS encoding ketol-acid reductoisomerase, with translation MLKIYYEKDADINVLKGKKVAVVGYGSQGHAQAQNLKESGMDVIVSTRAGTPNYQLAVKHGFKPVTVDEAARQGDFIQILIPDETQRMVYETQIKPYLKEGKTLCFSHGFNIHFGQVVPPSNIDVIMVAPKGPGHLVRSEFEKGGGVPCLMAIHQDATGKAKEKAMAYAHGIGGTRAGVIETTFSEETETDLFGEQAVLCGGAAALVKAGFETLVEAGYQPELAYFECMHELKLIVDLFYQGGLSYMRYSISNTAEYGDLTRGPRIVTEETKKEMKRILTEIQTGQFAKEWILENQAGRPVFNALEKKDKGHLIEKVGRELRKMMKWINAKEL, from the coding sequence ATGCTAAAAATTTATTATGAAAAAGATGCTGATATTAACGTGCTGAAAGGGAAAAAGGTTGCTGTGGTCGGGTACGGCAGTCAGGGACATGCGCAAGCACAGAATTTAAAAGAATCCGGCATGGATGTAATTGTATCCACGAGGGCGGGTACACCTAATTATCAGTTAGCAGTTAAACATGGGTTTAAACCAGTTACTGTGGACGAGGCAGCTCGACAGGGCGATTTTATTCAGATACTTATACCGGATGAGACACAAAGGATGGTTTATGAGACACAAATTAAACCCTATTTAAAAGAAGGGAAGACATTATGTTTCTCGCATGGTTTCAATATACATTTTGGACAGGTCGTACCTCCAAGTAATATAGATGTTATAATGGTGGCGCCAAAAGGGCCTGGACATCTTGTCCGCAGTGAATTTGAAAAAGGTGGCGGTGTTCCGTGCCTTATGGCTATCCATCAGGATGCTACGGGAAAGGCGAAGGAAAAGGCTATGGCTTATGCACACGGGATTGGAGGTACACGGGCGGGTGTAATTGAGACGACCTTTTCAGAAGAAACTGAGACAGACCTCTTTGGTGAGCAAGCGGTATTATGTGGAGGGGCAGCCGCTCTTGTTAAGGCAGGGTTTGAGACATTGGTAGAAGCAGGATATCAGCCTGAGCTTGCCTATTTTGAATGCATGCATGAGTTAAAATTGATTGTAGATCTTTTTTATCAGGGCGGTCTGAGTTATATGCGATACTCAATTAGCAATACTGCCGAATATGGAGACCTGACACGTGGTCCGCGCATTGTTACAGAAGAAACAAAGAAGGAAATGAAACGTATATTAACCGAGATACAAACTGGTCAGTTTGCCAAAGAATGGATATTAGAAAACCAGGCAGGAAGACCCGTCTTCAATGCCCTGGAGAAAAAGGATAAAGGTCATCTTATTGAAAAAGTCGGTAGAGAATTGCGGAAGATGATGAAGTGGATTAATGCTAAAGAGCTATAA
- a CDS encoding acetolactate synthase small subunit: MRHVISILVENKVGILARITGLISGRGFNIDSLAVGETENPAFSRITIVVRGDDAILEQVRKQIGKIIDVVKVIDFTTEEFIERDLMLLKVNSPLGKRGEIIEIVTIFRGKIVDVGQKDLVIEIAGTEDKLEAMLSLLRPYGIKELVRTGSIAIARGTK; encoded by the coding sequence ATGCGGCACGTTATCTCTATTTTAGTAGAAAACAAGGTTGGCATTTTAGCTCGTATTACTGGTCTTATTAGCGGAAGAGGATTTAATATTGATAGTCTTGCTGTTGGAGAGACAGAAAATCCTGCGTTTTCGCGAATTACCATTGTAGTGAGAGGTGACGATGCCATTTTGGAACAAGTAAGAAAACAGATAGGAAAGATTATCGATGTGGTTAAGGTAATCGATTTTACTACCGAGGAATTTATTGAGCGGGATTTAATGCTGCTAAAAGTGAACAGCCCTCTTGGAAAACGTGGGGAAATTATTGAAATAGTAACTATCTTCAGAGGAAAGATTGTGGATGTAGGTCAGAAGGACCTTGTCATTGAGATTGCTGGTACAGAGGATAAACTTGAGGCGATGCTAAGCTTATTGAGACCGTATGGAATTAAAGAGTTAGTACGGACAGGGAGTATTGCTATTGCACGCGGTACAAAATAA
- a CDS encoding electron transport complex protein produces MIKEIAFIIVSVVFVNNFVLAKFLGLCPFLGVSQKTSSAMGMGVAVTFVMTLSSAITWIVYNYILLPGDANIIATIFPSVRETGLIEVLKTISYILVIATLVQLVEMLLRKMVPALYESLGIYLPLITTNCAVLGVALLNTTDSPKHLGFLEATIQGFGAGIGFTVAMLLMSGIRERLALVNIPQPLRGIPIAFICTGLMALAFLGFSGMVQ; encoded by the coding sequence ATGATTAAGGAAATTGCATTCATTATTGTAAGTGTCGTTTTTGTCAATAACTTTGTTCTGGCAAAGTTTCTGGGGCTCTGTCCATTCCTTGGTGTTTCTCAAAAAACATCATCTGCTATGGGAATGGGTGTGGCGGTCACATTTGTCATGACTCTTTCTTCTGCGATTACATGGATTGTATATAACTATATCCTTCTGCCAGGCGATGCAAATATTATCGCAACCATCTTTCCCTCTGTCCGGGAAACTGGTCTTATCGAGGTATTGAAGACTATTAGTTATATTCTTGTTATCGCAACATTGGTGCAATTAGTTGAGATGCTGCTCAGAAAGATGGTGCCGGCTCTCTATGAGAGTCTTGGTATATATCTACCATTGATCACTACCAACTGCGCAGTATTAGGAGTTGCGCTTTTAAATACGACTGATTCTCCAAAACATTTGGGATTTTTAGAGGCTACGATACAGGGATTTGGAGCAGGGATTGGTTTTACAGTAGCTATGCTTTTGATGTCAGGGATTCGGGAGCGTTTAGCTTTGGTCAATATACCTCAGCCCTTGCGAGGTATTCCCATTGCCTTTATTTGTACTGGCCTTATGGCTCTGGCTTTTTTAGGATTTTCAGGGATGGTTCAATAA
- a CDS encoding electron transport complex protein, with product MAEENNLKEFTKGFFQYNPMFVLVLGLCPSLAVTTSVKNGLAMGGAATFVLVCSNYIISLVRSFIPREIRIPCFIVIIAAFVTMVELLMKAYLPPELNASLGIFIPLIVVNCIIMYRAESFAYKNKPFVSVLDGAGLGLGWTLSLCIVSSIREISGAGTLFGLKVSESYNPASVMIMAPGAFIVLGLLLGFFNWRKLKKSEKAMMEYMKND from the coding sequence ATGGCAGAAGAAAATAATCTGAAAGAATTTACGAAGGGATTTTTTCAATACAATCCCATGTTTGTGCTGGTATTGGGACTTTGTCCCAGCCTTGCGGTTACAACATCGGTAAAAAACGGACTTGCAATGGGAGGGGCTGCGACCTTTGTACTTGTTTGCTCGAACTATATTATTTCTCTTGTCCGGTCGTTTATTCCACGCGAAATTCGTATCCCCTGTTTTATTGTTATTATTGCTGCCTTTGTAACTATGGTGGAATTGCTTATGAAGGCGTATCTGCCGCCCGAGCTGAATGCATCACTCGGTATATTTATACCGCTTATTGTTGTTAACTGTATTATCATGTATCGTGCAGAGTCCTTTGCATATAAAAACAAACCGTTCGTTTCTGTTTTGGATGGAGCTGGTTTGGGTTTAGGGTGGACACTCTCGCTCTGCATTGTCTCATCCATACGTGAAATTTCAGGGGCCGGGACGCTTTTTGGCCTAAAAGTATCCGAGTCATATAATCCTGCCTCAGTTATGATTATGGCTCCAGGGGCGTTTATTGTATTGGGATTGTTATTGGGCTTTTTTAACTGGAGAAAGCTTAAAAAAAGTGAAAAAGCCATGATGGAATATATGAAAAATGATTAA
- a CDS encoding putative glutaredoxin — MLAYLNKKKADYVSYDIDKDDTARREVIKIVGTDDIESLDKLPIVVIGDKVLFGFDEKEIGKYLH; from the coding sequence TTGTTAGCTTATCTAAACAAGAAAAAAGCGGATTACGTTTCTTATGATATTGATAAAGATGATACTGCAAGAAGAGAAGTAATAAAAATTGTAGGAACCGATGATATTGAATCGCTCGACAAATTGCCTATTGTGGTTATTGGTGATAAAGTATTATTCGGTTTTGATGAGAAAGAAATTGGCAAATATCTCCACTAA